AGATTGATAATGAACTGAATTGTGAAACAGATGTCTTTTATTCCGAGGCAGACCATGATGCGTTTAGGGAATGGGCGAAGAAAAAATACCACACGCTTGAGAATTTGAACGCAGCATGGGGAGCAGTATTTTGGAATCAAACCTATACGAGCTGGGATCAAGTCTATTTAACTCGTAAAACCGTTCCTAATTCGCCGAATCCGCACCACGCTTTAGATGAAAAGAGGTTTTTCTCTGACAGTGCCATTTCGTATGCAAAGCTGCAGGCAGACATTTTACGAGAATATGCACCAAAGCAGTGGGTGACGACTAATGGGATGTTCGGCCATTTAGATAATCATAAGCTGACCGATGATTTGCTGGATTTCTATGCCTATGATTCTTATCCAAACTTCGGCAGAATCATAGAGGATCATTCTGTAAAACCTTTGCGTGACCGAAAGTGGAGTTGGAATTTGAGTGTGGTGAGGAGCATTTCTCCTAATTTTGCAATCTTTGAACAGCAGTCAGGTCCAGGTGGATGGGTGACCAGAATCGAGCAGCCTTCGCCAAAACCAGGTCAACTTCGCTTATGGACGTATCAATCGATCGCTCACGGGGCAGATATGATTATGTATTTTCGATGGAGAACGGCTACAAAAGGTACCGAAATTTATTGGCACGGAATCAATGATTATCACAATCAGCCCAACCGACGTGTGAAAGAAGTGGAAGCAGTTAGTCAAGAGCTTCATAAGCTTGGGCAAATTGCCGGCTCTTCCTATCAGGCAGAAATTGCTTATGTTACAAATTATGATAATGAATGGGATGCAGAATTTGATAAATGGGTGGGACCGTATGAAGCGAAGAGTAAAGATGCCTGGTTTAAGGCTTTACAATATAACCACGTCCCCGTTGATGCGTTTCATTTAAATGCTGAAACTTCTTTAGAAGATTTGAAGTCGTATAAAGTCTTAGTCTATCCTCATGCGGCAATCATCACGAAAGAACAAGCAGAACTATTTAATTCGTACGTCAAACAAGGCGGGAAAATGATCTTCGGCTGCCGGTCGGGTTACAAGGATGAAACAGGTCAACCCTATATGAAAGCCTTTCCTGGATACCTTGCAGATTTAGTAGGGGTGAATGTTGAAGAGTTTACTAGAGAAGCACCATTTGAAGAAACACCAGGCGTGAAATTTAAAAACCTTCAAGAAGTGGAAGCAAATGATTTTAATGAAGTTTTGCAACTAAAAGAAGATGTAGAAGTGCTGGGAACATTTACAAATGCTCACTTTGAAGGGAAGCCTGCACTAGTCAAGCGGAATTATGGGCAGGGGAGCAGCTACTATTTTGGAGGCGTATTCAATCTGGATTTAGCTAGTTTATTAATTGATGAGTTTGAGCTGAATGATTATCAGGATCTATTTGATCTGCCTGAACAAGTGGAGTTATCCATTCGCCATAAAGAAGGAACGGACTATGTTTTCCTGCTTAATTATTCCGAGGTTCCCCAGGAGGTTACGTTTAAAAAAGAATTTACTGATTTAATCACGGGCCGTCCTGTTACGAATAAACATACCTTAAAACCCTTTGACGTGATTGTTTTAGCATAGGAAGAACCAAGTGTTTTCTTTTATGCATTGTTTTTAAAGGGGCCGGGATAAAAGTGTTTTAGCCATTATAAAATCCGAATGAAGGTGAATTTTTTTCGTAAAGGATTCACCATCATTCGGATT
This Halobacillus salinarum DNA region includes the following protein-coding sequences:
- a CDS encoding beta-galactosidase, with translation MVKKLNEEKLTLGICYYPEHWPEDMWEDDYRRMKELGITYVRMGEFAWSIFEPEEGKFSFDLFDRAVAKAGEFGLKVIMGTPTATPPTWLTKKYPDSLNVTQDGIPYQHGARRHYNYNSENYRRLSSIIVKKMAEHYHDHPDVVGWQIDNELNCETDVFYSEADHDAFREWAKKKYHTLENLNAAWGAVFWNQTYTSWDQVYLTRKTVPNSPNPHHALDEKRFFSDSAISYAKLQADILREYAPKQWVTTNGMFGHLDNHKLTDDLLDFYAYDSYPNFGRIIEDHSVKPLRDRKWSWNLSVVRSISPNFAIFEQQSGPGGWVTRIEQPSPKPGQLRLWTYQSIAHGADMIMYFRWRTATKGTEIYWHGINDYHNQPNRRVKEVEAVSQELHKLGQIAGSSYQAEIAYVTNYDNEWDAEFDKWVGPYEAKSKDAWFKALQYNHVPVDAFHLNAETSLEDLKSYKVLVYPHAAIITKEQAELFNSYVKQGGKMIFGCRSGYKDETGQPYMKAFPGYLADLVGVNVEEFTREAPFEETPGVKFKNLQEVEANDFNEVLQLKEDVEVLGTFTNAHFEGKPALVKRNYGQGSSYYFGGVFNLDLASLLIDEFELNDYQDLFDLPEQVELSIRHKEGTDYVFLLNYSEVPQEVTFKKEFTDLITGRPVTNKHTLKPFDVIVLA